A window of the Acidobacteriota bacterium genome harbors these coding sequences:
- a CDS encoding SCO family protein translates to MESARLLPVSLRALLVSATCAALTAGLPLAGQEHRQNHHHRESATGPVEGAFLPLELPNVELVDQHGETVRLPALAAGRKVAINFIFTSCTTVCSPMGALFATLQRQLEARPDAAEEVAFVSITIDPAVDTPQRLKTWSERFDGSSRWRLLTASKPVVDGLLKDLGVFSALKEDHAPLILLGDTRSNRWLRAHGLAPPHELIRLLDELPPAATRPAQAAANAQHPLGNQPAREYFTDTRLVDQHGQEHRFYSDLIAGRTVVINPFFSTCTGSCPVMHGALQRLHEALDERLGRDVFLLSISVDPEHDTPERLNTYAEAFEAGPGWSFLTGEPADVERVLARLGQAVPRKEAHQAIFLVGNDRTGLWQRAFGLGPAEGLLEVVRSVADDSPPDAVVSPLTQPSTSR, encoded by the coding sequence ATGGAATCCGCTCGTCTTCTTCCAGTTTCGCTGCGAGCCTTGCTGGTCTCTGCGACCTGCGCCGCCTTGACCGCCGGTCTGCCTCTGGCAGGCCAGGAACACCGTCAGAATCACCATCACCGAGAGTCCGCGACGGGCCCTGTCGAGGGGGCATTTCTGCCCCTCGAGCTGCCGAATGTCGAGCTGGTCGACCAGCACGGCGAGACCGTCCGGCTACCCGCGCTGGCGGCCGGCCGCAAGGTGGCGATCAACTTCATCTTCACCTCCTGCACCACCGTCTGCTCGCCGATGGGTGCCCTCTTCGCCACCCTGCAGCGTCAGCTCGAAGCACGGCCCGACGCCGCGGAAGAGGTTGCCTTCGTCTCGATCACCATCGATCCGGCGGTCGACACTCCACAGCGACTGAAGACCTGGTCCGAGCGCTTCGACGGCAGCTCGCGCTGGCGCCTCCTCACCGCCTCGAAGCCGGTGGTCGACGGGCTGCTCAAAGACCTCGGGGTGTTCTCGGCCCTCAAGGAGGATCACGCCCCGCTGATCCTGCTGGGGGACACGCGCTCCAATCGCTGGCTGAGAGCCCACGGCCTGGCTCCGCCGCACGAGCTGATCCGCCTGCTCGATGAGCTGCCACCGGCCGCGACCCGCCCGGCGCAGGCGGCCGCGAACGCCCAACACCCCCTCGGCAACCAGCCGGCCCGGGAGTACTTCACCGACACCCGGCTGGTCGACCAACACGGCCAGGAGCACCGCTTCTATAGCGACCTCATCGCCGGCCGAACGGTGGTGATCAACCCCTTCTTCTCGACCTGCACCGGCAGTTGCCCGGTGATGCACGGAGCGCTCCAACGGCTACACGAGGCCCTCGACGAACGCCTCGGCCGGGATGTCTTCCTGCTGTCGATCTCGGTCGACCCGGAGCACGACACGCCCGAGCGCCTAAACACCTACGCAGAAGCCTTCGAGGCCGGCCCGGGATGGAGCTTTCTCACCGGCGAGCCAGCAGACGTCGAACGGGTGCTCGCCCGCCTCGGCCAGGCGGTGCCGCGCAAAGAAGCCCATCAAGCGATCTTCCTGGTCGGCAACGACCGCACCGGCCTCTGGCAGAGAGCCTTCGGCTTGGGTCCCGCCGAGGGACTCCTCGAAGTGGTCCGCAGCGTCGCCGACGACTCGCCCCCCGACGCCGTGGTCTCGCCCCTGACTCAACCCTCCACCAGCCGCTAG